In a single window of the Acidimicrobiales bacterium genome:
- the dprA gene encoding DNA-processing protein DprA: MSDDVWSRDDPRLPGALAADPDPPQQLYVRGDPSALELRRVAIVGTRNCTAYGRTFARRLGTELAEAGVAVVSGLAIGIDGAAHEGVLDARGVPIGVVATGLDVVYPRRHRSLWDRVARSGLLVSEEPPHTRPTQWGFPRRNRIIAALSEIVVVVESSAKGGSMHTVDAALARGINVMAVPGPVGAVTSDGTNRLLVDGVPPVTCTDDVLLALGLETSRRSFELPAPRRSRLSARARAVLDVLDFVPMPTDALIEASGFTRGEVLVALQELAAARQAEGGGGWWHRMPTRR, encoded by the coding sequence ATGAGCGACGACGTGTGGTCGCGCGATGACCCGCGGTTGCCCGGCGCACTGGCCGCCGATCCCGATCCACCGCAGCAGTTGTACGTGCGCGGCGACCCCTCCGCCCTCGAGCTGCGGCGCGTCGCCATCGTCGGCACCCGCAACTGCACGGCGTACGGGCGCACGTTCGCGCGCCGTCTCGGCACGGAGTTGGCCGAGGCCGGTGTGGCCGTCGTGTCAGGGTTGGCCATCGGCATCGACGGCGCCGCGCACGAAGGTGTGCTCGACGCGCGGGGTGTCCCCATCGGCGTCGTTGCCACCGGCCTCGACGTCGTCTATCCGCGTCGCCATCGTTCGTTGTGGGACCGCGTCGCCCGCAGCGGCCTACTCGTGTCCGAAGAACCACCGCACACGCGGCCAACGCAGTGGGGCTTCCCGCGCCGCAACCGCATCATCGCCGCGCTCTCCGAAATAGTCGTGGTCGTCGAGTCGTCGGCAAAGGGGGGTTCGATGCACACCGTCGACGCCGCGCTGGCGCGGGGCATCAACGTGATGGCGGTGCCGGGCCCGGTGGGTGCGGTCACCTCCGACGGGACGAACCGCCTGCTCGTCGACGGCGTACCGCCCGTGACGTGTACCGACGACGTCCTGCTGGCGCTCGGACTCGAGACCTCACGCCGCTCATTCGAGTTGCCCGCGCCGCGCCGGAGTCGGCTGTCGGCGCGGGCGCGCGCGGTGCTCGACGTCCTCGACTTCGTGCCGATGCCGACCGATGCCCTGATCGAGGCTTCGGGGTTCACCCGTGGTGAGGTGCTGGTCGCGCTGCAGGAACTGGCGGCGGCGCGCCAAGCCGAAGGTGGGGGAGGGTGGTGGCACCGCATGCCGACGCGCCGGTAA
- a CDS encoding peptidoglycan DD-metalloendopeptidase family protein, protein MRRFAAALAMAAAIAVLAGFAPPASAAPVTYVAPVSGPVTDPFRPPSTQYGAGNRGLEYKTNPGDGARASAPGRVTFAGQVGGQLHVVIQHSDGVRTSYSFLRSITVRVGQVLRQGDALGTTNDTFHFGARIGDAYVDPAILIASGPARVHLVPDGEFSEQGAHRDGWALAQSVVDHFGAVSASAYDWMKPGVAVGSTTVTQMADALESVGRAAVAAAGSASGSARDALARFGHQIVAVAGQVRAGTFDLMHDSAQPLIGLLDRVVNLGEWAGPFAALAAALADIIEAWAQPCTPTDVDPPPIVAPQNRIAVFVAGLGSHSSGPHAPENLSRELDSTALGYWPQNVYDFSYRGGRDPAPYKPRDTTQPLENDARHLRDLLDQIAKDHPGAQVDLIAHSQGGLIVREALAHDYDGPGHEMPTIDHVVTLATPHHGADGATAAAWMRWSVEGRAIRRLAHHGFKGFDVTGPGVAELSETSDFIKRINARPLRDDVQYTSIASAADLTVPAVRARLANATNVIVDARPSSPVTGSHSSIKQSPAARREVELAIADRPPTCQPAVATATRAFTGAAIATGEDIAGFGASGIVP, encoded by the coding sequence GTGCGCCGCTTTGCTGCGGCGCTGGCGATGGCTGCGGCCATCGCCGTCCTCGCTGGGTTCGCGCCCCCAGCCTCCGCCGCGCCCGTCACGTATGTGGCACCGGTCAGCGGCCCTGTAACCGATCCCTTCCGCCCTCCGTCGACGCAATACGGCGCCGGCAACCGCGGCCTCGAATACAAGACCAACCCCGGCGACGGCGCCCGCGCGTCGGCCCCCGGTCGCGTCACCTTCGCCGGCCAGGTCGGCGGACAGCTGCACGTCGTCATCCAACACAGCGACGGCGTGCGTACCAGCTACTCGTTCCTGCGCTCGATCACGGTGCGGGTCGGTCAGGTGCTGCGCCAAGGCGACGCGCTCGGCACGACCAACGACACGTTTCATTTCGGCGCGCGTATCGGCGACGCCTACGTCGACCCTGCGATCTTGATCGCCAGCGGCCCGGCGCGCGTGCATCTCGTACCGGACGGCGAGTTCAGCGAACAAGGCGCCCATCGCGACGGGTGGGCGCTGGCACAGTCCGTCGTCGACCACTTCGGCGCCGTCAGCGCCAGCGCCTACGACTGGATGAAGCCCGGCGTCGCGGTGGGATCCACGACCGTCACGCAGATGGCCGACGCGCTCGAGAGCGTGGGGCGCGCCGCCGTCGCCGCAGCCGGCTCCGCGTCGGGCTCGGCGCGCGACGCGCTGGCGCGCTTCGGCCATCAAATCGTCGCCGTTGCCGGCCAGGTCCGCGCCGGGACGTTCGATCTGATGCACGACTCGGCGCAACCTCTCATCGGTCTCCTCGACCGAGTCGTGAACCTCGGAGAGTGGGCCGGACCCTTCGCCGCGCTCGCCGCCGCGCTCGCCGACATCATCGAGGCGTGGGCGCAGCCGTGCACGCCTACCGACGTCGACCCGCCCCCGATCGTCGCGCCGCAGAACCGGATCGCGGTGTTCGTCGCCGGGCTGGGCTCGCACTCGAGTGGTCCCCACGCGCCCGAGAACCTGTCGCGCGAGCTGGACTCGACTGCACTGGGCTACTGGCCGCAGAACGTCTACGACTTCTCGTACCGCGGCGGTCGCGACCCGGCGCCGTACAAGCCGCGTGACACGACGCAGCCGCTGGAGAACGACGCCCGTCACCTGCGCGACCTGCTCGACCAGATCGCGAAAGACCACCCCGGGGCACAGGTCGATCTCATCGCCCACAGCCAAGGCGGGCTGATCGTGCGTGAAGCCCTGGCACACGACTACGACGGGCCCGGCCACGAAATGCCCACGATCGACCACGTGGTAACGCTGGCGACGCCGCACCACGGCGCCGATGGCGCCACGGCTGCCGCCTGGATGCGGTGGTCGGTCGAGGGTCGGGCCATTCGGCGACTGGCGCACCATGGCTTTAAAGGGTTCGACGTCACCGGACCGGGCGTGGCCGAGCTTTCGGAAACATCGGACTTCATCAAGCGGATCAACGCCCGGCCGTTGCGCGACGACGTGCAGTACACGTCGATCGCGTCGGCGGCGGACCTCACCGTGCCAGCGGTGCGGGCGCGGTTGGCGAACGCGACCAACGTCATTGTGGACGCCCGGCCGTCGTCGCCCGTCACCGGCAGTCACAGCAGCATCAAGCAGTCGCCGGCGGCGCGGCGCGAAGTCGAACTCGCAATCGCCGATCGCCCGCCGACGTGTCAGCCCGCCGTCGCCACGGCGACTCGCGCCTTTACCGGCGCCGCCATTGCCACCGGCGAAGACATTGCCGGCTTCGGCGCCAGCGGAATCGTCCCGTGA
- a CDS encoding PQQ-binding-like beta-propeller repeat protein, whose translation MRLVRTIAIGITLVFVALVTAAFALQRSAPRPRVRPVVAARSIHPAVEERWRVSIDGDVVGLPATDQAGVVVTAGESQVLAVSRDGVVDWRAALPGALADAPRLDGDAVFVAAARAVAAFARSDGRPLWSVATTASDDENRANRPAVVGDTVVVTTADGLALGLDRSTGAERWRTVLPTAITSEPAAGATAGGDPVVVVVGVGEWWGIDPITGSTLWSGDLGVYGTSSPVVYPEGLDLVAAVASNERMVAVDAHTGTPRWSSPAEQSELFQVPVIADNGNELLVPDHWGRLRAYSPDDGHRTWAVKGADTAAEFGAPVWLSDQFVALPLDGHGPRLASPRGAFRLRPPADGWGVADLPGAGLVVTTAGAKGPNYVLLYSVRYH comes from the coding sequence ATGCGTCTCGTGCGCACTATTGCGATCGGCATCACGTTGGTGTTCGTCGCGCTCGTCACCGCCGCGTTCGCCCTGCAACGGTCGGCACCGCGGCCACGGGTGCGCCCGGTGGTCGCGGCGCGCAGCATTCATCCCGCCGTCGAAGAGCGCTGGCGCGTATCGATCGACGGCGACGTCGTCGGTCTGCCCGCCACCGACCAAGCCGGGGTCGTCGTCACCGCGGGCGAGTCGCAGGTGCTCGCCGTGTCTCGCGACGGCGTGGTCGACTGGCGCGCCGCGCTTCCGGGTGCGTTGGCGGACGCACCACGCCTCGACGGCGATGCAGTGTTCGTAGCGGCCGCGCGTGCTGTGGCCGCGTTCGCCCGTTCCGACGGTCGCCCGTTGTGGTCGGTGGCGACGACGGCGAGCGACGACGAGAACCGGGCCAACCGACCGGCGGTCGTCGGCGACACCGTGGTGGTCACGACTGCTGATGGGCTTGCACTCGGCCTCGACCGCTCGACGGGCGCGGAACGGTGGCGCACGGTGCTGCCGACGGCGATCACCTCCGAACCGGCTGCCGGCGCGACCGCCGGCGGCGACCCCGTGGTGGTCGTCGTCGGCGTCGGCGAGTGGTGGGGGATCGATCCGATCACGGGCTCGACTCTGTGGAGCGGCGACCTGGGGGTGTACGGCACGTCGTCACCGGTCGTGTATCCCGAGGGCCTCGACTTGGTCGCCGCGGTTGCCTCGAACGAGCGAATGGTCGCGGTCGACGCTCACACGGGTACGCCGCGATGGTCGTCGCCCGCCGAACAGAGCGAGTTGTTCCAGGTGCCGGTCATCGCGGACAACGGCAACGAACTGCTCGTCCCCGACCACTGGGGTCGCCTGCGCGCCTATAGCCCTGACGACGGCCACCGCACGTGGGCGGTGAAAGGGGCTGACACCGCCGCCGAATTCGGCGCACCGGTGTGGCTGTCCGACCAATTCGTGGCCTTGCCGCTCGACGGCCACGGCCCGCGGCTGGCGTCGCCCCGCGGCGCGTTCCGCCTGCGGCCGCCCGCTGACGGTTGGGGGGTCGCCGACCTGCCGGGGGCGGGGCTCGTGGTGACGACGGCCGGCGCGAAAGGCCCGAACTACGTGCTGCTTTATTCGGTCCGCTACCATTGA
- the rpsB gene encoding 30S ribosomal protein S2 has translation MAVVTMKQLLEAGVHFGHQTRRWNPKMKRFILGERNGIYLIDLNQTLERTAVAYEFVRDLVSENGTILFVGTKKQTQDPVARYASECGMPYINERWLGGMLTNFQTILARVKKMQDYERMLAAGDFDNMPKKEALILRRELVKLQRNLGGIRGLSRLPDAIFVIDTKKEHLAVTEANKLKLPVVAVVDTNCDPDVIQYVIPGNDDAIRAGNLLCRVIAEAVEEGRFIASRRARAAADAAGPSVVERSEEEEARRAQQQAEARRQAALQAQEREARLAAQTAQPDAAPAAAPTESEADVNADKGPDPS, from the coding sequence GTGGCTGTTGTCACCATGAAGCAACTGCTGGAGGCCGGAGTCCACTTCGGTCACCAGACCCGGCGCTGGAACCCGAAGATGAAGCGGTTCATCCTCGGCGAGCGCAACGGCATCTACCTGATCGACCTCAACCAGACGCTCGAGCGCACGGCGGTCGCCTACGAGTTCGTGCGTGACCTCGTGTCGGAGAACGGCACGATCCTCTTCGTCGGCACCAAGAAGCAGACGCAGGACCCCGTCGCCCGCTACGCCTCGGAATGCGGCATGCCCTACATCAACGAGCGCTGGCTCGGCGGCATGCTCACCAACTTCCAGACGATCCTGGCCCGGGTCAAGAAGATGCAGGACTACGAGCGCATGCTCGCGGCCGGCGACTTCGACAACATGCCGAAGAAGGAAGCTCTCATCCTGCGCCGTGAGCTCGTCAAGCTGCAGCGCAACCTCGGCGGCATCCGTGGCCTTTCCCGGCTCCCCGACGCCATCTTCGTCATCGACACGAAGAAGGAGCACCTCGCCGTCACCGAGGCCAACAAGCTCAAGTTGCCGGTTGTCGCCGTGGTCGACACCAACTGCGACCCCGACGTCATCCAGTACGTCATCCCCGGCAACGACGACGCCATCCGCGCCGGCAACCTGCTGTGCCGCGTGATCGCCGAGGCCGTCGAGGAAGGCCGCTTCATCGCCAGCCGCCGCGCCCGCGCCGCCGCCGATGCGGCCGGCCCCTCCGTGGTCGAGCGCAGCGAAGAAGAAGAGGCTCGGCGCGCGCAGCAGCAGGCCGAAGCCCGTCGCCAGGCGGCTCTCCAGGCCCAGGAGCGCGAGGCCCGCCTCGCCGCGCAAACGGCGCAGCCCGACGCGGCGCCGGCCGCGGCGCCCACCGAATCCGAAGCAGACGTGAACGCAGACAAAGGACCCGATCCCTCGTAA
- the tsf gene encoding translation elongation factor Ts, with protein sequence MAISAKEVQALRQATGAGMMDAKRALEESNGDHEAAALWLRERGLGKAAERSDRENAEGAIAMARNGNVAALVQLKCETDFVAKSPDFVNLANDLAQAVVDKGEGATTDLGDAIDDLKVTLKENIELGQVVRFEAPEGHVLDTYLHIQNGRGVNGILIELDGGTTELAHDIALTAAFSRPGAVTRDEVDAALVAAEREQLEKETLNEGKPENAVAKIVEGKLTGWFKRMPGGVLMDQPFAKEPKQSIAQTLGDVKIVRFAQVLIGE encoded by the coding sequence ATGGCTATTTCCGCGAAAGAAGTGCAGGCGCTGCGCCAGGCCACCGGCGCCGGGATGATGGACGCCAAGCGCGCCCTCGAAGAAAGCAACGGCGACCACGAAGCGGCCGCCCTGTGGCTGCGTGAGCGTGGCCTCGGCAAAGCCGCAGAGCGCTCCGACCGCGAGAACGCGGAGGGCGCCATCGCCATGGCCCGCAACGGCAACGTCGCTGCCCTCGTACAGCTCAAGTGCGAGACCGACTTCGTCGCCAAGTCGCCGGACTTCGTGAACCTCGCCAACGATCTGGCCCAGGCCGTCGTCGACAAGGGCGAAGGGGCGACCACCGATCTCGGCGACGCCATCGACGACCTGAAGGTGACGCTGAAGGAGAACATCGAGCTCGGCCAGGTCGTGCGCTTCGAGGCGCCCGAAGGCCACGTGCTCGACACCTACCTTCACATCCAGAACGGTCGCGGTGTCAACGGCATCCTCATCGAGCTCGACGGCGGTACCACCGAACTCGCCCACGACATCGCCCTCACCGCGGCGTTCAGCCGCCCGGGTGCCGTCACGCGCGACGAGGTCGACGCGGCGCTCGTCGCCGCCGAACGCGAGCAGCTCGAGAAGGAAACGCTGAACGAGGGCAAGCCGGAGAACGCCGTCGCCAAGATCGTCGAGGGCAAGCTCACCGGCTGGTTCAAGCGCATGCCCGGGGGCGTCTTGATGGACCAGCCCTTTGCCAAGGAGCCGAAGCAGTCGATCGCCCAGACGCTGGGCGACGTCAAGATCGTTCGGTTCGCCCAAGTCCTGATCGGCGAGTAA
- the pyrH gene encoding UMP kinase: protein MAPAERSEASQSDGPRWDRVVLKLSGEAFASSSSVDTIDMDIVDRIAGELADAREELGIEIAVVVGGGNIWRGAIGAGEGMDRAQADYMGMLATVINALALQDALERKGAEVRVQSAIGMDQIAEPYIRRRAIRHLEKGRIVIFAAGMGNPFFTTDTPAALRAVEIEAGVLLKGTHGGVDGVYSADPRRNPDAVKLDEVSFMEVVNQDLRAMDLTAITFCKDNDLPILVFDVMTPGNVRRALVGDSIGTLITNGG from the coding sequence GTGGCCCCAGCCGAGCGAAGCGAGGCGTCCCAGAGTGATGGACCACGGTGGGACCGGGTCGTTCTCAAGCTTTCAGGTGAGGCGTTCGCCTCCTCGTCATCCGTCGACACGATCGACATGGACATCGTCGACCGCATCGCCGGTGAGTTGGCCGACGCGCGCGAGGAACTCGGGATCGAGATCGCCGTCGTCGTCGGCGGCGGCAACATCTGGCGCGGCGCCATCGGCGCCGGCGAGGGGATGGACCGCGCCCAGGCCGACTACATGGGCATGCTGGCCACGGTCATCAACGCCCTGGCGCTTCAGGATGCCCTGGAGCGCAAGGGGGCTGAGGTGCGGGTCCAGTCGGCCATCGGCATGGACCAGATCGCGGAGCCGTATATCCGGCGCCGCGCCATCCGGCACCTCGAAAAGGGCCGCATCGTCATTTTCGCCGCCGGGATGGGCAATCCGTTCTTCACCACGGACACGCCCGCGGCGCTGCGCGCCGTCGAGATCGAGGCGGGGGTGCTGCTCAAGGGCACCCACGGCGGCGTCGACGGGGTCTATTCGGCCGATCCGCGCCGCAACCCCGACGCCGTGAAACTCGACGAAGTGTCCTTCATGGAGGTCGTCAACCAGGACCTTCGCGCCATGGATCTGACCGCGATCACCTTCTGCAAGGACAACGACCTGCCCATCCTGGTCTTCGACGTGATGACCCCCGGCAACGTGCGTCGCGCTCTTGTGGGTGACTCCATAGGTACGCTCATTACCAATGGAGGATGA
- the frr gene encoding ribosome recycling factor, giving the protein MEDDSLIGLTLAECKDKMAHTVTHASHDFATVRTGRASSTMVENLRVDYYGSPTPLQQLANFSVPEPRLLVISPFDKGALKEIEKAITNSDLGIQPSSDGSVIRLTFPELTQERRKEMVKLVHAKAEDARVAVRNERRAARKALENLEKDGDITSDELDRAEKDLEKITQQAVADIDRLLATKEQELLEV; this is encoded by the coding sequence ATGGAGGATGATTCGCTCATCGGCCTCACGCTGGCCGAATGCAAGGACAAGATGGCCCATACGGTCACGCACGCCAGTCACGACTTCGCGACGGTGCGCACCGGGCGGGCGTCTTCGACCATGGTCGAGAACCTCCGGGTCGACTACTACGGGTCGCCGACGCCGCTGCAGCAGCTCGCCAACTTCAGCGTGCCCGAGCCGCGGCTGCTCGTGATCTCGCCCTTCGACAAGGGCGCGCTCAAGGAGATCGAGAAGGCGATCACCAACTCTGACCTGGGCATCCAGCCCAGCAGCGACGGCAGCGTCATCCGGCTCACGTTCCCGGAACTGACCCAGGAGCGACGCAAGGAAATGGTGAAGCTGGTCCACGCCAAGGCCGAGGACGCCCGGGTGGCGGTGCGCAACGAGCGCCGCGCCGCCCGCAAAGCCCTCGAGAACCTGGAAAAGGACGGCGACATCACGAGCGACGAACTCGATCGAGCCGAGAAAGACCTCGAGAAGATCACGCAGCAGGCGGTCGCCGACATCGACCGTCTGCTCGCGACCAAAGAGCAGGAACTGCTCGAGGTCTGA
- a CDS encoding phosphatidate cytidylyltransferase, with protein MDEWDDNFDEEGDAPRPRAEGVRILGAEEAAAAVSAQRAGDAAPPPEPLKFARASEPSPAPPVETPLFPRDDNDPTLSAVPTPAAPPNLPHWTEPPTGEVPAVLSGRFGESDADLDLTEATDDDDLAAWSALSGGAPRWRDQHDDWDDAGYDDASVLAGGDRPLGALDESRTGSMFDFDDDDDADSFGNLGVDDEIAPIPLKPAGVGGGGGGGGLPPRPRPPRPTRAGPAGRRMAPGPAAGAPRDLQAALLLAGGLGAVALILFKLGPAWSMILATAVVLMASAELYDVFRRAGYQPATLVGLVGTLGIMIGAYQKGETALPLALVLVTAATFAWYLIRVVHARPMVNVATTLLAFVWTGVLGSYAALLLGVGKGHDHTGVALVLGVVIAVVANDTGAYFVGSRMGSRPLAPEISPNKTVEGVIGGAVISIVVTVLILAYVPHVHPWDGGKALWLAVVVSLVAPLGDLAESMIKRDLGIKDMGHLLPGHGGVLDRFDALLFCLPAAYYLLRVIA; from the coding sequence ATGGACGAGTGGGATGACAACTTCGACGAAGAGGGCGACGCTCCTCGGCCGCGCGCCGAGGGCGTGCGCATTCTCGGTGCCGAGGAGGCGGCGGCCGCCGTGTCGGCCCAGCGCGCCGGCGACGCCGCTCCGCCTCCCGAACCGCTGAAGTTCGCCCGGGCCAGTGAACCGTCGCCGGCACCACCGGTCGAGACCCCGCTGTTCCCCCGTGACGACAACGATCCGACGCTGAGTGCCGTGCCGACGCCGGCGGCGCCGCCGAACCTGCCTCACTGGACGGAGCCGCCTACCGGCGAGGTGCCGGCGGTGCTGAGTGGCCGCTTCGGGGAAAGCGACGCCGACCTCGACCTCACCGAGGCCACCGACGACGACGATCTCGCCGCCTGGTCGGCGCTTTCCGGCGGTGCGCCGCGGTGGCGCGACCAGCACGACGATTGGGACGACGCCGGCTACGACGACGCGTCCGTCCTCGCGGGCGGCGACCGCCCGCTCGGCGCGCTCGACGAGAGCCGGACCGGCTCGATGTTCGACTTCGACGACGATGACGACGCCGACTCGTTCGGCAACTTGGGCGTCGACGACGAGATCGCTCCCATCCCGCTCAAGCCCGCCGGTGTCGGCGGAGGCGGCGGGGGAGGCGGCCTGCCGCCCCGGCCTCGCCCGCCGCGCCCGACCCGTGCGGGCCCGGCCGGTCGGCGCATGGCGCCGGGTCCCGCGGCCGGCGCGCCCCGCGACCTGCAAGCGGCGCTGTTGCTTGCCGGTGGCCTCGGCGCCGTCGCTCTGATCCTGTTCAAGCTCGGCCCGGCGTGGTCGATGATCCTGGCCACCGCCGTCGTCTTGATGGCGTCCGCCGAGCTCTACGACGTGTTCCGCCGCGCCGGCTACCAGCCGGCAACGCTCGTCGGCCTCGTGGGCACGCTGGGGATCATGATTGGTGCGTACCAGAAGGGCGAGACCGCCCTGCCGCTGGCGCTGGTGCTCGTCACCGCGGCCACGTTCGCCTGGTACCTGATACGCGTGGTGCACGCGCGTCCGATGGTGAATGTCGCCACGACGCTCCTCGCCTTCGTATGGACCGGTGTGCTCGGCAGTTACGCCGCGCTGCTGCTCGGCGTGGGCAAGGGGCACGACCACACCGGCGTTGCGCTGGTACTCGGCGTCGTGATCGCGGTGGTCGCCAACGACACCGGGGCGTACTTCGTCGGCAGCCGCATGGGCAGCCGGCCCTTGGCGCCCGAGATCAGCCCCAACAAGACGGTGGAGGGCGTCATCGGCGGAGCGGTGATCTCGATCGTCGTGACGGTGCTCATCCTCGCCTACGTCCCCCACGTGCATCCCTGGGACGGCGGCAAGGCGCTGTGGCTGGCGGTCGTCGTGTCGCTCGTCGCCCCGCTGGGCGACCTCGCCGAATCCATGATCAAGCGCGACCTCGGCATCAAGGACATGGGCCACCTGCTGCCGGGTCACGGCGGCGTGCTCGACCGCTTCGACGCGCTGCTCTTCTGCCTGCCGGCGGCGTACTACCTGCTGCGCGTCATCGCGTAG
- a CDS encoding 1-deoxy-D-xylulose-5-phosphate reductoisomerase: MDVAVLGSTGSIGTQTLDVVERNPDLFRVVALGAHRSVGALVEQAARYQPAVVVCDASVADEVRANVSARVLVGTEGLAEAAASADVVLNAVVGFAGLPVTLAALEAGKRLALANKESLIAAGPVVQKARRTPGAELVPVDSEHGAIHQCLRAGQATEVAKLVLTASGGPFRGRTPAELEAVTIDDALAHPTWNMGPKITVDSSTLMNKGLEVIEAHELFGIGYDQIDVVVHPQSIVHSMVTFRDGSTIAQLSDPDMRLPIGYAMGMPDRLPTPFGALDWSVTRRLDFEAPDRDAFPALGLAYEAGRRGGVAPTWLSAANEEAVDAFLHGQIPWVAICAVIQEVLAAAPNHSPSTVSDVLDADAEARQLARRAIQARKNQ, from the coding sequence ATGGACGTAGCCGTACTCGGCTCGACCGGGTCGATCGGCACGCAGACCCTTGACGTCGTCGAGCGCAATCCGGACCTGTTCCGGGTCGTGGCCCTCGGGGCTCATCGCTCGGTGGGCGCGCTCGTCGAACAAGCGGCGCGCTACCAACCGGCCGTCGTCGTGTGCGACGCGTCGGTCGCCGACGAGGTGCGGGCCAACGTGTCGGCGCGCGTGCTCGTCGGCACCGAGGGTTTGGCGGAGGCTGCCGCGTCGGCCGACGTCGTGCTCAACGCCGTCGTCGGCTTCGCTGGCCTGCCGGTGACACTCGCCGCCCTCGAAGCCGGCAAGCGCCTGGCGCTGGCCAACAAGGAGTCGCTGATCGCGGCCGGTCCCGTCGTGCAGAAGGCGCGGCGGACGCCCGGTGCCGAACTTGTCCCCGTCGACTCCGAACACGGCGCCATCCATCAGTGCCTCCGCGCCGGACAAGCAACCGAAGTGGCCAAGCTCGTCCTCACCGCCAGCGGCGGACCCTTCCGCGGCCGCACGCCGGCCGAGCTCGAAGCCGTCACTATCGACGACGCCCTGGCGCACCCCACGTGGAACATGGGTCCCAAGATCACGGTTGACTCGTCCACGCTGATGAACAAGGGCCTGGAAGTGATCGAAGCGCACGAGCTGTTCGGCATCGGGTACGACCAGATCGACGTGGTGGTCCACCCCCAGTCGATCGTGCACTCGATGGTGACCTTCCGCGACGGATCGACGATCGCCCAACTCTCGGATCCCGACATGCGCCTGCCGATTGGCTATGCGATGGGGATGCCGGACCGCTTGCCGACGCCGTTCGGTGCGCTCGACTGGAGCGTCACCCGCCGCCTCGACTTCGAAGCGCCCGACCGCGACGCCTTTCCCGCACTCGGTCTCGCCTACGAAGCGGGACGCCGCGGTGGTGTCGCCCCGACCTGGCTGAGCGCCGCGAACGAAGAGGCCGTTGATGCCTTTTTGCACGGTCAGATCCCATGGGTGGCGATCTGTGCAGTCATACAGGAGGTCCTCGCGGCGGCACCGAACCATTCGCCCAGTACCGTTTCTGACGTGCTGGACGCCGACGCTGAGGCTCGGCAACTGGCACGCCGAGCTATCCAGGCGAGGAAAAACCAATGA